One window from the genome of Diorhabda sublineata isolate icDioSubl1.1 chromosome 10, icDioSubl1.1, whole genome shotgun sequence encodes:
- the LOC130449235 gene encoding uncharacterized protein LOC130449235 isoform X2, producing MGSQLKDRFELDPSAFSPTELDDNFMLYYRKPKVEEPKIPETTIIATNLPENITVATVTKKKADFSQQSVSCQNFLPDNQVSELTAVTRQNNSEMKIKPLIIVDEGSDEEAAAKCGSSIIKVASEMISIQGLGLRPCEQEAVKYNGRQRRNSKSLPASPSTSPKANRKMNKYFTGAFTDVDKPKGGWILSNLLAKRELCQSADQIKEEVREDLERASSTYSIKESKTPPVLRAKPSELREMNFWSPTSM from the exons ATGGGTTCGCAACTAAAAGatag ATTCGAATTGGATCCAAGTGCGTTTTCACCTACAGAACTAGATGATAATTTTATGCTGTATTACAGAAAACCTAAAGTAGAAGAACCAAAGATACCCGAAACCACAATCATAGCTACCAATTTGCCGGAAAATATAACCGTAGCGACTGTAACTAAAAAGAAAGCTGATTTTTCGCAACAATCCGTTTCTTGCCAAAATTTTCTTCCTGATAATCAAG TTTCAGAGTTAACGGCTGTTACTAGGCAAAATAACTCTGAAATGAAAATCAAACCTTTGATAATTGTGGACGAAGGTTCGGATGAAGAAGCTGCCGCCAAATGCGGCAGTTCCATTATTAAAGTAGCTTCCGAGATGATTTCCATTCAAGGTTTAGGACTGAGACCTTGCGAACAGGAAGCGGTTAAATATAACGGAAGGCAGAGAAGAAATAGCAAATCGTTACCGGCGTCGCCTAGTACAAGTCCCAAGGCTaacagaaaaatgaataaatattttacggGGGCGTTTACGGACGTCGATAAACCGAAAG GCGGTTGGATATTATCGAATTTGTTAGCGAAACGCGAACTTTGCCAATCAGCGGATCAAATAAAAGAGGAAGTTCGAGAAGATTTGGAAAGGGCGTCGTCTACTTACAGTATCAAAGAATCGAAAACTCCTCCTGTACTTCGTGCTAAACCTTCCGAATTGAGAGAAATGAACTTTTGGTCTCCCACTTCGATGTAA
- the LOC130449235 gene encoding uncharacterized protein LOC130449235 isoform X1: MSTKEDRSISSAISFPQWMKNKSTRFELDPSAFSPTELDDNFMLYYRKPKVEEPKIPETTIIATNLPENITVATVTKKKADFSQQSVSCQNFLPDNQVSELTAVTRQNNSEMKIKPLIIVDEGSDEEAAAKCGSSIIKVASEMISIQGLGLRPCEQEAVKYNGRQRRNSKSLPASPSTSPKANRKMNKYFTGAFTDVDKPKGGWILSNLLAKRELCQSADQIKEEVREDLERASSTYSIKESKTPPVLRAKPSELREMNFWSPTSM, from the exons ATGTCCACTAAGGAAGATCGTTCGATAAGTTCTGCCATTTCTTTTCCTCAGtggatgaaaaataaaagtactag ATTCGAATTGGATCCAAGTGCGTTTTCACCTACAGAACTAGATGATAATTTTATGCTGTATTACAGAAAACCTAAAGTAGAAGAACCAAAGATACCCGAAACCACAATCATAGCTACCAATTTGCCGGAAAATATAACCGTAGCGACTGTAACTAAAAAGAAAGCTGATTTTTCGCAACAATCCGTTTCTTGCCAAAATTTTCTTCCTGATAATCAAG TTTCAGAGTTAACGGCTGTTACTAGGCAAAATAACTCTGAAATGAAAATCAAACCTTTGATAATTGTGGACGAAGGTTCGGATGAAGAAGCTGCCGCCAAATGCGGCAGTTCCATTATTAAAGTAGCTTCCGAGATGATTTCCATTCAAGGTTTAGGACTGAGACCTTGCGAACAGGAAGCGGTTAAATATAACGGAAGGCAGAGAAGAAATAGCAAATCGTTACCGGCGTCGCCTAGTACAAGTCCCAAGGCTaacagaaaaatgaataaatattttacggGGGCGTTTACGGACGTCGATAAACCGAAAG GCGGTTGGATATTATCGAATTTGTTAGCGAAACGCGAACTTTGCCAATCAGCGGATCAAATAAAAGAGGAAGTTCGAGAAGATTTGGAAAGGGCGTCGTCTACTTACAGTATCAAAGAATCGAAAACTCCTCCTGTACTTCGTGCTAAACCTTCCGAATTGAGAGAAATGAACTTTTGGTCTCCCACTTCGATGTAA